Proteins found in one Patagioenas fasciata isolate bPatFas1 chromosome 13, bPatFas1.hap1, whole genome shotgun sequence genomic segment:
- the PLEKHF1 gene encoding pleckstrin homology domain-containing family F member 1, with the protein MVDHLANTEINSQRIAAVENCFGASGQPLAVPGRVLLGEGILTKECRKKPKPRIFFLFNDILVYGSIVISKRKYNSQHIIPLEDVTLETLPDTLQMKNRWMIKTSKKSFVVSAASLTERKEWISHLEECIRHLLTKTGRQPSTEHAAPWIPDKATDICMRCTQTKFSTLTRRHHCRKCGFVVCADCSRQRFLMPRLSPKPLRVCNLCYRQLLAEKKKEAEADRRQPEPIGSAIPAYEPSSGDDSDKSDDDKAEQWPADTEFYTSEVSWSSFHS; encoded by the coding sequence ATGGTGGACCATCTTGCAAACACTGAGATCAACAGCCAGCGTATTGCTGCTGTGGAAAACTGCTTTGGGGCTTCTGGGCAGCCCTTAGCTGTGCCAGGACGGGTCCTTCTAGGAGAAGGGATTTTAACCAAAGAATGCCGCAAGAAACCAAAGCCtcgcattttcttccttttcaacgACATCCTCGTTTATGGCAGCATAGTCATCAGCAAAAGGAAGTACAATTCCCAGCACATCATTCCCCTTGAAGATGTCACTTTGGAGACGCTGCCAGACACCTTGCAGATGAAGAACCGCTGGATGATTAAAACCTCCAAGAAGTCCTTCGTGGTTTCCGCGGCCTCCCTCACGGAGAGGAAGGAGTGGATCAGCCATCTGGAGGAGTGCATCAGGCACCTGCTGACGAAGACGGGCCGGCAGCCCTCCACGGAGCACGCGGCCCCCTGGATCCCCGACAAGGCGACGGACATCTGCATGCGCTGCACGCAGACCAAGTTCTCCACGCTCACCCGCAGGCACCACTGCCGCAAGTGCGGCTTTGTCGTCTGCGCAGACTGCTCCAGGCAGAGGTTCCTGATGCCCCGGCTGTCCCCCAAGCCCCTGAGGGTCTGCAACCTGTGCTACAGGCAGCTGCTGGCGGAAAAAAAGAAGGAGGCGGAGGCAGATCGCAGGCAGCCGGAGCCGATCGGCTCTGCCATCCCAGCCTACGAACCCTCCAGTGGCGATGACAGCGACAAGTCTGATGACGACAAAGCTGAGCAGTGGCCAGCAGACACAGAGTTTTATACCTCAGAAGTATCCTGGTCATCTTTCCATAGCTGA
- the C13H19orf12 gene encoding protein C19orf12 homolog — MPQLQDLAKMPLNVDNVMQLFCHLSAQKEMKAAVKHSGSGALLAGAGAFIGGLMGGPPGIAVGGALGGLCGAWMTSGQFRPVPQILSELPPAEQQKLYDEAIVILRNLDWTDMVQLTALVMGNASLQQKLLGVLMNYLSKELRAEIQYRE, encoded by the exons ATGCCTCAGCTTCAG GATCTCGCCAAGATGCCCCTCAATGTTGACAATGTGATGCAACTGTTCTGCCATCTCTCGGCGCAGAAGGAGATGAAAGCTGCTGTCAAACACTCTGGCTCAGGAGCACTGCTGGCCGGTGCAGGAGCATTTATAGGGGGTCTGATGGGAGGTCCACCTGGAATCGCTGTAG gAGGGGCACTTGGTGGATTGTGTGGCGCCTGGATGACTAGTGGACAGTTCAGGCCAGTCCCTCAGATTTTGTCAGAATTGCCTCCTGCTGAGCAGCAGAAACTCTATGATGAAGCCATTGTTATTCTCCGCAACTTAGACTGGACTGATATGGTTCAGCTGACCGCTCTTGTCATGGGAAATGCCAGTCTCCAGCAGAAGTTGTTAGGAGTGCTGATGAATTATTTATCCAAAGAACTAAGAGCAGAGATACAGTATAGAGAATAA